In one Acidimicrobium ferrooxidans DSM 10331 genomic region, the following are encoded:
- the tsaD gene encoding tRNA (adenosine(37)-N6)-threonylcarbamoyltransferase complex transferase subunit TsaD, whose protein sequence is MTSARSLDRLELVDAGVVLAIETSCDDTAVAVVAGGRVAANVVRSQAALHAPFGGVVPEVAARAHDAAMVEVVEEALAESGIDAHEVEAIAVTKGPGLPGSLVVGVGAALGLAVGLDRPLIGVDHMEGHLYAATIEGPVALPALSLLVSGGHSELVVIEAPFRYRLLGRTRDDAAGEAFDKVARILGLGFPGGPAIEAAARDGRPDAIRFARALRNQGFDLSFSGIKTEVARYLEGARAAEVADVAASFQEAVVDVLVAKLERALESERVETVVIGGGVAANGPLRERVAELARARGVGAHIPARSLCADNAAMIAAAGAARLVAGEHAVDGLDIEPTRSLVGGDDH, encoded by the coding sequence ATGACGAGTGCACGCAGCCTGGACCGGCTCGAGCTCGTCGACGCGGGCGTCGTGCTCGCGATCGAGACCAGCTGTGACGACACCGCGGTGGCGGTCGTGGCCGGTGGTCGGGTCGCGGCCAACGTGGTGCGCTCCCAGGCCGCGCTGCACGCTCCGTTCGGCGGGGTGGTGCCCGAGGTCGCGGCCCGGGCTCACGACGCCGCCATGGTCGAGGTCGTCGAGGAGGCGCTCGCCGAGTCCGGCATCGACGCGCACGAGGTGGAGGCCATCGCGGTGACCAAGGGTCCGGGGTTGCCGGGATCCCTGGTCGTCGGCGTGGGCGCCGCGCTCGGCCTTGCGGTGGGGCTCGATCGACCGCTCATCGGTGTCGATCACATGGAGGGCCATCTCTACGCAGCCACCATCGAAGGGCCCGTCGCCCTGCCGGCGCTGAGTCTGCTCGTCTCGGGCGGACACTCCGAGCTCGTCGTCATCGAGGCGCCGTTTCGCTATCGCCTCCTCGGCCGCACTCGCGACGACGCCGCGGGCGAGGCCTTCGACAAGGTCGCGCGCATCCTGGGGCTCGGCTTTCCGGGAGGCCCTGCCATCGAGGCCGCGGCGCGCGATGGGCGTCCCGACGCGATTCGCTTTGCCCGGGCGCTTCGCAACCAGGGGTTCGATCTGTCGTTCTCGGGGATCAAGACGGAGGTCGCTCGCTATCTCGAAGGGGCTCGGGCGGCCGAGGTCGCCGACGTGGCGGCCTCGTTCCAGGAGGCCGTCGTGGACGTGCTCGTGGCCAAGCTCGAGCGTGCGCTCGAGAGCGAGCGGGTCGAGACCGTCGTGATCGGCGGCGGGGTCGCGGCGAACGGGCCGCTGCGCGAGCGGGTAGCCGAGCTCGCGCGAGCAAGGGGTGTCGGCGCGCACATCCCGGCCAGGAGCCTCTGTGCCGACAACGCGGCCATGATCGCCGCTGCGGGTGCGGCACGCCTCGTCGCCGGCGAGCACGCGGTCGATGGTCTCGACATCGAGCCGACACGAAGCCTCGTCGGAGGTGACGACCATTAG
- a CDS encoding peptidase M22, translating to MSADEVTLLALDLATRPSIIAARVAGVTQAVRGVSTHPLADLGARVRDVLGQATPEVVGVVTGPGSVLGLRAGAAFVRTYASATGATLVPLHTGEAVAASVPDEPVLWVVAPVGRGRVSLVATERGQVVSEAIVGVEELRIPRGEPVAGPGLARGLIGEGRSTGVVEPTGNGLLAALVRRWRAGESADPHSLAVRYSVDAGVRLPRRFAEGGGRP from the coding sequence GTGAGCGCCGACGAGGTGACGCTGCTCGCGCTCGATCTCGCGACGAGGCCGAGCATCATCGCAGCTCGGGTCGCTGGAGTGACGCAGGCGGTGCGTGGTGTCTCCACGCACCCGCTCGCCGACCTCGGCGCCCGCGTGCGCGACGTGCTCGGCCAGGCGACCCCGGAGGTGGTGGGCGTGGTGACCGGGCCTGGTTCGGTGCTCGGGCTGCGCGCAGGCGCCGCGTTCGTGCGGACCTACGCGAGCGCGACCGGTGCCACACTCGTCCCGTTGCACACCGGTGAGGCCGTCGCGGCCAGTGTGCCCGACGAGCCGGTGCTCTGGGTGGTCGCGCCCGTGGGTCGTGGGCGCGTGAGCCTGGTGGCGACCGAGCGTGGTCAAGTCGTATCGGAAGCGATCGTCGGTGTCGAGGAGCTGCGGATCCCGCGTGGCGAGCCGGTCGCGGGGCCGGGTCTTGCTCGCGGACTGATCGGGGAGGGGCGATCGACCGGCGTCGTCGAGCCGACCGGCAATGGTCTCCTCGCCGCCCTGGTGCGGCGGTGGCGAGCGGGCGAGTCGGCAGATCCCCATTCGCTCGCGGTGCGCTACTCGGTGGACGCGGGGGTTCGCTTGCCGCGACGCTTCGCAGAGGGCGGGGGTCGGCCATGA
- the acpS gene encoding holo-ACP synthase: protein MQVVTGIDVVEVERFRTVLLRTPTLAERVFTEAERDSAKGRPAQLAGRFAVKEAALKALGVGIGAVPLRELEVVSDPSGAPRLELGPGARALADRRGWSSVSCSISHERSVAVAVVVALVV, encoded by the coding sequence ATGCAGGTCGTGACCGGGATCGACGTGGTCGAGGTCGAACGCTTCCGGACGGTGCTGCTGCGAACACCGACCCTCGCCGAGCGCGTCTTCACCGAGGCCGAGCGCGACAGCGCGAAGGGTCGACCGGCCCAGCTCGCGGGGCGCTTCGCCGTGAAGGAGGCTGCGTTGAAGGCGCTCGGCGTCGGGATCGGTGCGGTCCCCTTGCGCGAACTCGAGGTGGTGTCCGATCCGTCGGGGGCGCCGCGACTCGAGCTCGGCCCCGGGGCGCGAGCCTTGGCCGATCGACGAGGCTGGTCGTCGGTGAGCTGTTCGATCTCGCACGAGCGTTCGGTCGCGGTGGCGGTGGTGGTCGCCTTGGTGGTCTGA
- a CDS encoding NAD(P)H-hydrate dehydratase, translating into MQPIVRRAGVRALDERLAREGLVDATIERVGRAVARELRRSRGGLYGTRVVVIAGPGNNGRDGVATARALAGWGASVRVESLRDVVAGAATSAIGTCDLVVDAALGTGPARPLSPLGLEGVPEVVAIDIPSGIDADTGEVTGADLGGVAVVAHRTITVGALKPGLLVGEGPEHAGAIVRVLDDLVPEDVDAWLVERDDVGQVLPRPGRDAHKWRSGLFVLGGSPGMRGAPAFVARGARAVGAGIVHVLTRSEPMESVALEIAPEVVARRLVTGHVDLAVAEAERFGAAVIGPGLGDTLASANLVRRVVSGLGVPFVLDADGLTSLAGEGRLASVLAQRRAPGVITPHDGELARVAPHLGGTRIERAKGAAAEFGVVVVAKGNPTVVAAPSGETMVVAAGTARLASAGTGDVLAGVIGGLLAQGLDPLRAAWAGAWLHGTAGAQLAMRLAAPTALADAIGRLVAQMVPIPAHPGASVEARP; encoded by the coding sequence GTGCAACCGATCGTCCGACGTGCTGGCGTCCGAGCCCTCGACGAGCGACTGGCCCGCGAGGGCCTCGTGGACGCGACGATCGAACGGGTCGGCCGCGCCGTCGCGCGTGAGCTGCGTCGATCCAGGGGAGGGCTCTACGGTACCCGCGTCGTCGTGATCGCCGGTCCCGGTAACAACGGTCGCGACGGCGTCGCCACCGCGCGAGCGCTCGCGGGCTGGGGAGCGAGTGTGCGGGTGGAGTCCCTTCGCGACGTGGTGGCGGGCGCGGCGACCAGCGCCATTGGCACCTGCGACCTCGTCGTCGACGCCGCACTCGGGACCGGTCCGGCGCGGCCGCTCTCGCCGCTCGGCCTCGAGGGCGTCCCCGAGGTGGTCGCCATCGACATTCCGTCGGGTATCGATGCCGACACGGGCGAGGTGACGGGGGCGGACCTCGGAGGCGTGGCCGTCGTCGCCCACCGCACGATCACCGTCGGGGCGCTGAAGCCCGGCCTCCTCGTGGGGGAGGGGCCGGAGCACGCCGGTGCCATCGTCCGCGTCCTCGACGACCTCGTGCCCGAGGACGTGGATGCCTGGCTCGTCGAGCGCGACGACGTCGGCCAGGTGCTGCCGAGGCCCGGACGCGATGCGCACAAGTGGCGCAGTGGCCTCTTCGTGCTCGGTGGCTCACCGGGCATGCGCGGCGCCCCGGCCTTCGTCGCGCGCGGGGCGCGAGCCGTCGGTGCCGGCATCGTGCACGTGCTCACCAGGAGTGAGCCCATGGAGTCCGTGGCGCTCGAGATCGCGCCCGAGGTCGTCGCGAGACGTCTGGTGACCGGCCACGTGGATCTCGCGGTCGCCGAGGCTGAGCGCTTCGGCGCGGCGGTGATCGGACCTGGGCTCGGTGACACCTTGGCGAGCGCGAACCTCGTGCGTCGCGTCGTTTCCGGTCTCGGGGTGCCCTTCGTGCTCGACGCCGATGGCCTCACGTCGCTCGCGGGCGAGGGTCGTCTGGCATCGGTGCTGGCCCAGCGCCGCGCACCCGGCGTCATCACGCCGCACGACGGGGAGCTCGCCCGGGTGGCCCCGCACCTTGGTGGTACCCGTATCGAGCGCGCGAAGGGCGCGGCGGCCGAGTTCGGCGTCGTCGTCGTCGCCAAGGGCAACCCGACCGTCGTCGCCGCTCCCAGCGGCGAGACCATGGTGGTCGCTGCCGGGACGGCACGGCTCGCGAGCGCGGGCACCGGCGACGTCCTCGCAGGCGTGATCGGCGGTCTCCTTGCTCAGGGGCTCGATCCCCTGCGTGCGGCGTGGGCGGGTGCGTGGCTCCATGGCACCGCGGGCGCGCAGCTTGCCATGCGCCTGGCCGCACCGACGGCGCTCGCGGATGCGATCGGCAGGCTCGTCGCCCAGATGGTGCCGATCCCCGCCCATCCGGGGGCCTCCGTGGAGGCGCGCCCGTGA
- a CDS encoding uracil-DNA glycosylase, with amino-acid sequence MGLPELEALEAEVRACHACRLSAGRHQAVPGEGAAPAPLLVVGEGPGAREDELGRPFVGRSGQLLDALLADETGLDRSGLYIANTVKCRPPGNRTPRPDEVEACRGFLARQIHLVDPVVIVALGQSAAAWFLGPGARVGALRGQVLEWEGRALVVTYHPSAALRGGAAIVAALRSDLARASVALAERRR; translated from the coding sequence ATGGGACTGCCTGAGCTCGAGGCGCTCGAGGCCGAGGTTCGCGCGTGCCACGCCTGTCGCTTGTCCGCGGGTCGTCATCAGGCGGTGCCCGGCGAGGGCGCCGCGCCCGCACCACTGCTCGTCGTCGGCGAGGGTCCGGGGGCGCGCGAGGACGAACTCGGGCGCCCCTTCGTCGGGCGCTCGGGGCAGCTGCTCGATGCCCTGTTGGCTGATGAGACCGGCCTCGATCGGAGCGGCCTCTACATCGCCAACACCGTCAAGTGTCGCCCCCCGGGCAATCGCACGCCGAGGCCGGACGAGGTCGAGGCGTGCAGGGGCTTCCTTGCGCGCCAGATCCACCTGGTCGATCCGGTCGTGATCGTCGCGCTGGGCCAGAGCGCAGCGGCGTGGTTCCTCGGACCCGGCGCCCGCGTCGGCGCGCTCCGTGGCCAGGTGCTCGAGTGGGAAGGACGAGCGCTCGTCGTCACCTATCACCCATCGGCGGCGCTGCGCGGCGGTGCGGCCATCGTCGCCGCACTGCGCAGCGATCTCGCCCGCGCCAGCGTGGCACTCGCGGAGCGACGTCGATGA
- the groL gene encoding chaperonin GroEL (60 kDa chaperone family; promotes refolding of misfolded polypeptides especially under stressful conditions; forms two stacked rings of heptamers to form a barrel-shaped 14mer; ends can be capped by GroES; misfolded proteins enter the barrel where they are refolded when GroES binds) encodes MPKILEFDESARRALEAGVNKLADTVKVTLGPKGRNVVLAKSFGAPTITNDGVSIAREIELEDPFENMGAQLVKEVATKTNDVAGDGTTTATVLAQAMIREGLRNVAAGANPMALKRGIEQAVAAAVESIAEQAKPVEGRSDFAQVAAISAADQAVGEVLAEAIDKVGKDGTVTVEESNTFGLELEFTEGMQFDKGYLSPYFVTNQDRQEAVLENPYILFYATKISSIHELLPVLEKVMQAGRSLLIVAEDVEGEALATLVVNKIRGTFTSVAVKAPGFGERRKAMLQDMAILTGGQVISEEVGLKLENVTLDLLGQARRIEVTKDETKIIGGAGQKADVDGRIAQIRREIEETDSDWDREKLQERLAKLAGGVAVVKVGAATEVELKEKKHRIEDALSATRAAIEEGIVAGGGTALIRARARVNDVVAKLEGDEATGATIVARSLEEPLKWIAYNAGMEGPVVVQTVEHESGNVGLNARTGVYEDLVKAGVIDPAKVTRSALQNAASIAALLLTTEALVADKPEEPGQAAAGAGAAGGMGGMM; translated from the coding sequence ATGCCGAAGATCTTGGAGTTCGACGAGTCCGCTCGTCGTGCGCTCGAGGCGGGCGTCAACAAGCTCGCCGACACCGTCAAGGTGACGCTCGGCCCGAAGGGCCGCAACGTCGTGCTCGCCAAGAGCTTCGGCGCGCCCACGATCACCAACGACGGCGTCTCCATCGCTCGCGAGATCGAGCTCGAGGACCCCTTCGAGAACATGGGTGCCCAGCTCGTCAAGGAGGTCGCCACCAAGACCAACGACGTGGCTGGTGACGGCACCACGACCGCGACCGTCCTCGCGCAGGCGATGATCCGCGAGGGGCTTCGCAACGTCGCGGCTGGTGCGAACCCGATGGCCCTCAAGCGCGGCATCGAGCAGGCGGTCGCGGCCGCCGTCGAGTCCATCGCCGAGCAGGCCAAGCCGGTCGAGGGCCGCAGTGACTTCGCCCAGGTCGCTGCCATCTCGGCAGCCGATCAGGCGGTCGGCGAGGTCCTCGCCGAGGCCATCGACAAGGTCGGCAAGGACGGCACGGTCACCGTCGAGGAGTCGAACACCTTCGGGCTCGAGCTCGAGTTCACCGAGGGCATGCAGTTCGACAAGGGCTACCTGTCGCCGTACTTCGTGACCAACCAGGATCGCCAAGAGGCGGTGCTCGAGAACCCGTACATCCTCTTCTACGCGACGAAGATCTCCTCGATCCACGAGCTGCTGCCCGTGCTCGAGAAGGTCATGCAGGCCGGTCGGTCGTTGCTCATCGTCGCAGAGGACGTCGAGGGTGAGGCGCTCGCGACGTTGGTCGTGAACAAGATCCGCGGCACCTTCACCTCGGTGGCGGTCAAGGCCCCCGGCTTCGGCGAGCGCCGCAAGGCGATGCTGCAGGACATGGCGATCCTCACGGGTGGCCAGGTCATCTCGGAAGAGGTCGGCCTCAAGCTCGAGAACGTCACGCTGGATCTGCTGGGCCAGGCTCGGCGCATCGAGGTGACGAAGGACGAGACGAAGATCATCGGCGGCGCCGGTCAGAAGGCGGACGTCGATGGTCGGATCGCCCAGATCCGTCGTGAGATCGAGGAGACCGACTCCGACTGGGACCGTGAGAAGCTCCAGGAGCGCCTCGCCAAGCTCGCCGGTGGTGTCGCGGTCGTCAAGGTCGGCGCCGCGACCGAGGTCGAGCTCAAGGAGAAGAAGCACCGCATCGAGGATGCGCTCTCCGCGACTCGTGCAGCCATCGAGGAGGGGATCGTTGCCGGCGGTGGCACGGCGCTCATTCGCGCTCGGGCGCGCGTGAACGACGTGGTCGCCAAGCTCGAGGGTGACGAGGCGACGGGCGCGACCATCGTGGCTCGTTCGCTCGAGGAGCCGCTCAAGTGGATCGCCTACAACGCGGGCATGGAAGGCCCGGTGGTGGTCCAGACGGTCGAGCACGAGTCGGGCAACGTTGGCCTGAACGCTCGTACCGGTGTGTACGAGGACCTCGTGAAGGCCGGCGTGATCGACCCGGCGAAGGTGACGCGCTCTGCGCTGCAGAACGCAGCGTCCATCGCGGCCCTGCTGCTCACGACCGAGGCACTCGTGGCCGACAAGCCCGAGGAGCCGGGTCAGGCGGCGGCCGGCGCTGGCGCAGCCGGCGGCATGGGCGGCATGATGTAA
- a CDS encoding LysR family transcriptional regulator, whose protein sequence is MKLTDSITERMITVDERRIDPTYLVTLAVVAETHNLSDAAKILGISQPGVSQQLKHLSEAVGQRLHVRSGHGVELTVAGLDLARRARDVLRSWRGVLDYVESVRQGNDGMLLLAASNTVSAYVVPRWLVRFRQRYPGVDLRSRSLNSAEVVERVIDGEAEVGVIESPVESLPPELVEIVVGGDRLVYVVSPAVVSFANNQVVGWGEVARIPLVLREVGSGVRRASEQALRARGLAPRLELELAGGEAVKEAILQGVGGGFLSSLAVARELATGELVTLVIRELDTIARLFRIICRPKDDLSLPAQRFLEIAEAVGVAEPV, encoded by the coding sequence ATGAAACTTACTGATTCCATCACTGAGCGAATGATTACGGTCGACGAGCGCCGGATCGATCCGACGTACCTCGTGACGCTCGCCGTGGTGGCCGAGACGCACAACCTCTCGGACGCAGCGAAGATCCTCGGCATCTCGCAGCCCGGCGTTTCGCAGCAGCTCAAGCACCTCTCCGAAGCCGTGGGCCAGCGCCTCCACGTCCGCTCGGGTCACGGGGTCGAGCTGACGGTCGCGGGTCTCGATCTTGCGCGGCGGGCTCGTGACGTGCTGCGCTCCTGGCGAGGCGTGCTCGACTACGTCGAGAGCGTCCGCCAGGGCAACGACGGCATGCTGCTCTTGGCCGCGTCCAACACCGTGTCTGCCTACGTCGTGCCCCGCTGGCTGGTTCGGTTCCGCCAGCGCTATCCCGGCGTCGACCTGCGGAGCCGTTCGCTGAACTCGGCCGAAGTCGTCGAGCGCGTCATCGACGGCGAGGCCGAGGTGGGCGTGATCGAGTCACCGGTCGAGTCGTTGCCCCCTGAGCTGGTCGAGATCGTGGTGGGCGGCGATCGCCTCGTCTACGTGGTCAGTCCGGCAGTGGTCAGCTTCGCGAACAACCAGGTCGTCGGTTGGGGCGAAGTGGCGAGGATCCCGCTCGTGCTGCGGGAAGTGGGTTCGGGTGTTCGACGCGCCAGTGAGCAGGCACTGCGCGCTCGTGGACTGGCCCCCCGGCTCGAGCTCGAGCTCGCTGGCGGTGAGGCGGTCAAGGAGGCGATCCTCCAGGGGGTCGGCGGTGGCTTCTTGTCGTCGCTCGCGGTCGCGCGCGAGCTCGCGACCGGTGAGCTGGTCACGCTCGTCATTCGCGAGCTCGATACCATCGCTCGACTGTTTCGCATCATCTGTCGGCCCAAGGACGACCTCTCCCTGCCGGCGCAGCGCTTTCTCGAGATCGCCGAGGCGGTCGGCGTTGCGGAGCCGGTCTAG
- the alr gene encoding alanine racemase, protein MIGHRPTEARIDLERLRANARLLAERAAPAALSAVVKADAYGHGASTVARALGDLVDAFCVATVEEGLALRAAGVTGRVLVLSEPPESAVSACAASSLEPFVEHERFVEALAGAASALGREASVHIDVDTGMHRSGVHPAQAATLAASARRHGVRVVGVASHLVRADEAPTHPTTLEQLSRFREVAARIGAPERHLLATGGLLALPEGRFERVRVGIGLYGYGPRRDDVAGLRPVLRLVSHVVRLEALGAGEAVSYGHRRPLDVPAEVATLPIGYADGVPRAAFDAGLAFWAKGVRLPIAGTVTMDQTMVAAPRGLLALGDEVSLIGDEVDAWEWADVLGTIPYEVLARLGPRIPRVVEHGTA, encoded by the coding sequence GTGATCGGCCATCGACCGACGGAGGCGCGGATCGATCTCGAGCGGCTGCGTGCGAATGCGCGTCTGCTCGCCGAGCGTGCAGCTCCGGCTGCGCTCAGCGCCGTCGTCAAGGCCGATGCGTACGGGCACGGCGCGAGCACGGTCGCTCGCGCCCTCGGCGATCTCGTCGACGCCTTCTGCGTCGCCACCGTCGAGGAGGGCCTCGCGCTGCGTGCCGCGGGGGTCACGGGGCGCGTGCTCGTCTTGTCCGAGCCTCCCGAGTCGGCCGTGTCGGCGTGTGCTGCGAGTTCGCTCGAGCCCTTCGTCGAGCACGAGCGCTTCGTGGAGGCGTTGGCGGGGGCGGCCTCGGCGCTCGGCCGCGAAGCCTCGGTCCACATCGACGTCGACACGGGCATGCATCGAAGCGGTGTGCACCCGGCCCAGGCGGCCACGCTCGCCGCCAGTGCTCGTCGCCACGGCGTGCGCGTCGTCGGGGTCGCCTCGCACCTGGTTCGTGCGGACGAAGCGCCCACGCATCCGACGACGCTCGAACAGCTCTCGAGGTTCCGCGAGGTCGCGGCTCGTATCGGGGCGCCTGAGCGACACCTGCTCGCGACCGGGGGACTGCTCGCACTGCCCGAGGGGCGCTTCGAGCGGGTGCGCGTCGGGATCGGCCTGTACGGCTATGGACCTCGACGCGACGATGTGGCGGGACTGCGTCCGGTGCTGCGGCTCGTGAGCCACGTCGTTCGCTTGGAGGCCCTTGGCGCCGGTGAGGCGGTGTCCTACGGGCATCGAAGGCCACTCGACGTGCCCGCCGAGGTGGCGACGCTGCCCATTGGGTACGCCGATGGCGTGCCTCGCGCCGCCTTCGACGCGGGCCTCGCCTTCTGGGCCAAGGGTGTCCGACTGCCGATCGCAGGCACGGTGACCATGGACCAGACCATGGTGGCAGCGCCACGGGGGCTGCTCGCCCTCGGCGATGAGGTCTCGCTCATCGGGGACGAGGTGGATGCCTGGGAGTGGGCGGACGTGCTCGGCACGATCCCCTATGAGGTGCTCGCGCGGCTCGGGCCGCGGATTCCGAGGGTGGTGGAGCATGGGACTGCCTGA
- the rimI gene encoding ribosomal protein S18-alanine N-acetyltransferase yields the protein MMTVRPMRPEDLDAVLAIEESVSRVPWSRRSFVDELGAEGRLWRVADEGGVVRGYVGALIVVDEAHVLNVAVAREAWGRLIATRLLLDALDGLDALGVRDCTLEVRVSNARAQALYRRLGFAPVGLRRAYYPDNDEDAIVMWLRDLAAPASKERLAAVRLDLEGGAR from the coding sequence ATGATGACGGTGCGGCCGATGCGGCCCGAGGACCTCGACGCGGTGCTCGCGATCGAGGAGTCCGTGTCGCGCGTGCCCTGGAGCCGACGGTCCTTCGTGGACGAGCTCGGTGCCGAGGGACGCCTCTGGCGCGTCGCCGACGAGGGCGGCGTCGTGCGTGGGTACGTCGGCGCGCTCATCGTCGTCGACGAGGCACACGTCCTCAACGTCGCGGTGGCGCGAGAGGCGTGGGGTCGGCTCATCGCGACGCGGTTGCTGCTCGACGCGCTCGATGGCCTCGATGCGCTCGGGGTGCGTGACTGCACGCTCGAGGTGCGCGTCTCGAACGCGCGTGCCCAGGCGCTCTATCGGCGTCTCGGTTTCGCTCCGGTGGGGCTCAGACGGGCCTACTACCCCGACAATGACGAAGACGCCATCGTGATGTGGCTGCGCGATCTCGCCGCACCGGCATCCAAGGAGCGGTTGGCCGCGGTCCGCCTCGACCTCGAGGGGGGTGCTCGATGA
- a CDS encoding transposase: MGTSRRKFTLEYRTEAAHRVIDSGRSVPEVARELAIGEHNLYRWVREERRRIEAANATGSPPLTAQERTELIRLRRELEELRKDNEFLGKAAAYFAAKPPSKRDSR; this comes from the coding sequence ATGGGGACGTCGAGAAGGAAGTTCACCCTGGAGTACCGGACCGAGGCGGCCCACCGGGTCATCGACAGCGGCCGGAGCGTCCCAGAGGTGGCCCGTGAGCTCGCGATCGGGGAGCACAACCTCTATCGATGGGTGCGGGAGGAGCGCAGGCGGATCGAAGCAGCAAACGCCACTGGCAGCCCGCCCCTCACGGCGCAGGAGCGCACCGAGCTCATCAGGCTGCGCAGGGAGCTCGAGGAGCTGCGCAAGGACAACGAGTTCCTGGGAAAAGCAGCCGCGTACTTCGCCGCGAAGCCACCAAGCAAGAGAGATTCGCGCTGA
- the groES gene encoding co-chaperone GroES — MSMNLQPMEDRIVVRPAESEERTASGLVIPDTAKEKPQQGTVLAVGPGKRAEQSGELIPLDIAVGDTVVYSKYGGTEITVDGEDLLILSSRDVLAKVVK, encoded by the coding sequence ATGAGCATGAACCTGCAGCCAATGGAGGACCGGATCGTCGTTCGTCCGGCCGAGTCTGAGGAGCGGACCGCGTCCGGCCTCGTGATCCCCGACACCGCCAAGGAGAAGCCGCAGCAGGGCACCGTGCTCGCGGTCGGCCCCGGCAAGCGGGCCGAGCAGAGCGGCGAGCTGATCCCGCTCGACATCGCCGTGGGTGACACGGTGGTCTACTCCAAGTACGGCGGCACCGAGATCACGGTCGACGGTGAGGATCTCCTCATCCTCTCGAGCCGTGACGTCCTCGCCAAGGTGGTGAAGTAG
- the tsaE gene encoding tRNA (adenosine(37)-N6)-threonylcarbamoyltransferase complex ATPase subunit type 1 TsaE, translated as MSVPGPAPRREEMLVDAEATERLGERLGVEMPPGAILGLSGPLGAGKTTLARGALRALGVREAVVSPTFLGLRRYSTADSGIVYHIDLYRSEDATWLWGEGVDDDLDDGARAVVEWIDRDRRLAADAWAIVELDVVELDDGQTGRRARIRRHR; from the coding sequence ATGAGCGTGCCAGGGCCAGCCCCTCGTCGCGAGGAGATGCTCGTCGACGCCGAGGCGACCGAGCGGTTGGGGGAGCGCCTCGGTGTCGAGATGCCGCCCGGTGCGATCCTCGGTCTCTCGGGCCCGCTCGGAGCCGGCAAGACCACCCTTGCCCGTGGTGCGCTGCGAGCGCTCGGCGTGCGAGAGGCGGTGGTCTCGCCGACGTTCCTCGGCTTGCGGCGCTACAGCACGGCCGATTCGGGCATCGTGTACCACATCGACCTCTACCGCAGCGAGGATGCGACCTGGCTCTGGGGCGAGGGCGTCGACGACGACCTCGACGACGGCGCGCGTGCGGTCGTCGAGTGGATCGATCGTGACCGGCGGCTCGCGGCCGACGCATGGGCCATCGTCGAGCTGGACGTCGTCGAGCTCGACGATGGCCAGACGGGCCGGCGCGCGCGGATTCGGAGGCACCGGTGA
- a CDS encoding DUF1269 domain-containing protein, which produces MSDLLVIGYPDEDTATQAAQTIEELTDELLIQPDAVAVIVRESDGRFRVQTNHHVVGAATTWGMLWGLLFGFLFFVPVLGVAFGAALGGLTGLIDRSLVNREFAERVRDLVQPGTSALFLMVEHVPSDKVIAALSRYGGTVLRSSLDSKAEAELQEALTGKRS; this is translated from the coding sequence ATGTCCGATCTGTTGGTCATTGGCTACCCCGACGAGGACACGGCCACCCAAGCCGCTCAGACGATCGAGGAGCTCACCGATGAGCTCCTCATCCAACCGGACGCCGTGGCGGTGATCGTGCGCGAGAGCGACGGTCGGTTCCGCGTCCAGACGAATCACCACGTCGTCGGCGCCGCGACCACCTGGGGCATGCTGTGGGGGCTCCTGTTCGGCTTCCTGTTCTTCGTCCCGGTGCTCGGCGTCGCGTTCGGCGCGGCTCTCGGCGGGCTCACCGGTCTGATCGACCGCTCACTCGTCAATCGAGAGTTCGCCGAACGGGTACGCGACCTCGTCCAACCGGGCACCTCCGCGCTCTTCCTGATGGTCGAGCACGTACCGAGCGACAAGGTGATCGCCGCACTCAGCCGCTACGGCGGCACCGTCTTGCGCTCGAGCCTGGACTCGAAGGCAGAGGCCGAGCTCCAAGAAGCCCTCACCGGCAAGCGCTCCTGA